The Gammaproteobacteria bacterium genome contains the following window.
CAGGTGTTCCTGCAATTCACGGGTCTCGGTGAGATCGGTAATCAGCAGCACCTGGCCGGGCTGGCCGTCACTCAGGGGGCAGGTGGAAATGCTGGCGCGCCGGCCGTCACGTAATGAGATCTCATGGCCATCATCGGAACGCGGCGCAAACACCCGGGCGATAACCGTGGCCCAGCTCTCGCCCTGCAACGGCTCACCCAGCAACTGTCTGGCGGCGGGATTACACTCGCTGATACAGCCGGCCCCATCCAGCACCACCACGCCGGCTGGCAGGGCGGTGAGGATCGCATCCAGGCGTGCGGCCCGGAAGGCCACTTCACCCGAGGTGTTGGCGGCCTCCTGGGCCCGTGACTGTTGGGTATTGCTGAGCTCGCTGTGCAGCTGGGTTACGCTGTCTTCGAGCTGGTGATAGGACGCTTCCAGGTGTTCGGAAACGCGATTGAATATCCGGAAACTCTCTTCCAGGTCCTGGATGTGTTGTGCTTGAGTCGATGCCATGACACGCCTTGCCTTTCAGTAACAAACTGTCTGTGTTTGAAGGGGTGGCCAAAAGCCGCCGCCGGGTTTCATCACAGAAAAGCAAATTGCGTGCCTAAATTACGACTTCCTTAATTATCAATAAGTTATAACCGGATGGATTTTGCCGGGTCAAATTCCCGTCACGGTTTCGCCGCGTTGCAGGCCATATTTCCGCAGTTTTTCCACCAGGGTCGTGCGCCGCATCTTGAGCCGCTTTGCGGCATGGGCGACGACGCCGTCGGCCTCGTCCAGGGCCTGCTTGATGAGGGAGCATTCCATGGTGCTGATGTGCTCCTTGAGATCCAGCCCCTCGCGCGGCAGGCGTGACGAGGTCTGGAAGTCCGTGCTGGACACCAGGTGCGGCTCAAAATTCATCACCGGAAGGTCCTGGGTCATGGGGCTGCCCGCCGGACGGAATTTCGCCGGCAAGTCGCCCACATCGACAATCCCATACGGATACATGATGACCATGCGTTCCAGCAGATTCGACAGCTCGCGCACATTGCCCGGCCACCGGTACTGACACAGCGCCATCATGGTTGCCGGCGTAAACCGCACGGAGCCACGCTTTTCATGTTCCATGCGGGCGATCAACTCGTTGACCAGCAGCGGAATGTCGTCGATACGATCGCGCAACGGCGGCATATCAATGGGGAAGACATTGAGGCGGTAGAACAGGTCTTCGCGGAACTTGCCTTCCTTGATCAGCTCTTCCAGATTTTGATGGGTGGCCGCAACCACCCGGACATCGGCGGTTAATTCTTTTGTGCCACCCACGCGCTCGAAGATGCGTTCCTGCAGAACTCGTAGCAATTTGACCTGCATGTTCATCGGCATATCACCGATCTCATCCAGAAACAGGGTGCCGCCCTCCGCCATTTCAAAGCGCCCACGGCGGGCGCTGATGGCGCCGGTAAAGGCGCCCTTTTCATGGCCAAACAGCTCGCTTTCCAGCAATTCAGCGGGGATCGCGCCGCAGTTGATGGGCACGAAGGCCTTATTACGACGGGAAGAATGGTAGTGCAGATTGCGGGCAACCACTTCCTTGCCGGTGCCCGACTCACCCAGAATCAGCACCGTGGCCTCCGACTCGGCCACCTGCTCGATCAGTTTACGCACCTCCACCACGCCCCGGCTGTTGCCGACCAGACTGCGGAAAAGCTCGAGATTGATACCGCCGCCCCCACCCCGTTTGCGCCCCAGATTAAACACCTCCGCCCGTTGCAGCACATCGGACAGTTCGGAATAGCGCATCGGTAGGTTAAGCAGGGCAAAGGCAGACTGAACCGTCTCCTTGGGCAGGGGTGACTCGCCATTGTCGGGAACCAGCAACACCAGAGGTGTCTGCTCCGATTTTGCCTTGATCGCCTCAAACAGCTCGGTCAATTGTTGGGTAGAACCACAATTGCCCAACAACACGACCTCAACACTGCCGTTAATCTTGTCGAGCGCCTGCTGACTATCAGTGACACTTACCGCTCCCTGGGCAACAAACTCCAATATAGCCGCGAGTTTTTGACGCTGCTGGTCATCATCTTCAACCAGCAACAACGTCATTGAATCAGGCATCGTCTCCTCCCCGGATAAGACCACTTACCGCTAAAAATTGTGTGAATCTCGAATTCGCGGGTAAGTTATACACCATATCCTGATAATGTCAAAATACTGGCGCTGTCTTTATATAAAAAAAGGGGTGTAAAAACGGGGGCCTAGCGGATATTGCTCGACCGAGTCGGGAACTTTGCGCGGTATCAGCTTTCGCTTGCGCTGCGCGACAGGGCAATGGCGCGGCGATGCTGGCGAAAGATCAGCTTGTCGAACTGTGCCTGCACCAGTCCACCCTGAGGGTGCAACGCCACCGAAAAACCGGTCTCCGTCGTCGTGGACACACTCCCATACAGCACCAGGGCCTGCGGGAAACGGGTATCCAGAAACAGCCGCAGCCGCAGCAGATCGCCCGCACCCGGCACACTCGGGGGCCTTAGCTCGGTCAGCGACAAGGCGTGACTGGAGATCGTCACCACCGCGACCTCCGGTATCTTCGCCTGCTGATGCAGCAATTCGCCCAGCATGCCGAGGATGAGATCCAGTTTGGCATCCAGGTGGGAGGACTCGGTCAGGGCCTGGGGGGATTTCTCCAGATCGTGCGGGATTTCTTCGAGGACATTCAGCGCGTTCAGCAGACGTAAATTGGCACTGGCGGTTTGCGATTGGGTACGGTCAAGCGGCAGCGACGGGATTTTGCACCAGTCAACAGGCACCACTGCCTGAAACCTTATTCCATCCGAGAGCGCCTGGGTGTGATCGTCTGACATGCGCTGAAGGGTAAACAGGCGGATTCGAAAACACAAGTCTGCGCTACAGCAGTGAAAGCTAGTGCTTTGGGAGTGCGAAGTTGGGGCGGTGTCGCATCCACGTCTTTTTTGCACCACAGTAGATGCCGACGTGGCAGACGATGATGCAGTCGTTACCGGATTCCATCGTTACCGGAGGTTGAGTCCTGGATAGTCTGATAAGCCGTATTGGCCTTGCCTGAGGTCTGCATCAGCAGAATCGCCTGTTGCAACACCGGCATCTGGGCCTGTACCAGGCTCTGGGTTTGTTCATCCAGCGCAAGCACTTCCCTTGCAAGCGCGATCCTGCCGGAAATACCCTGTGCAAAAATCTCATTAAACAGCGGGAGTCTGGATTGTTCGAGCTTGGTCAATTGATCCCAATCACCGCTTGTGGCGCACTGCAACATCTCGCGCGACAGACTGAGCAGACATTCATCGGGAGTGAGCGTAGATTCCATATTGAAAATAATGTTGAATAATTTCGAGGAGAAATTACTCTAGCCTTACTAGCGAGATGCCAAAACTTGATCGCCAATACCATCCCAGCCAGATTTTATTTCGGTTAACAACGAAACAACTTCATCAAGCAGAGCAACATTATTTTCCGCGTGCGCCTTCAAAA
Protein-coding sequences here:
- a CDS encoding sigma-54 dependent transcriptional regulator, with product MPDSMTLLLVEDDDQQRQKLAAILEFVAQGAVSVTDSQQALDKINGSVEVVLLGNCGSTQQLTELFEAIKAKSEQTPLVLLVPDNGESPLPKETVQSAFALLNLPMRYSELSDVLQRAEVFNLGRKRGGGGGINLELFRSLVGNSRGVVEVRKLIEQVAESEATVLILGESGTGKEVVARNLHYHSSRRNKAFVPINCGAIPAELLESELFGHEKGAFTGAISARRGRFEMAEGGTLFLDEIGDMPMNMQVKLLRVLQERIFERVGGTKELTADVRVVAATHQNLEELIKEGKFREDLFYRLNVFPIDMPPLRDRIDDIPLLVNELIARMEHEKRGSVRFTPATMMALCQYRWPGNVRELSNLLERMVIMYPYGIVDVGDLPAKFRPAGSPMTQDLPVMNFEPHLVSSTDFQTSSRLPREGLDLKEHISTMECSLIKQALDEADGVVAHAAKRLKMRRTTLVEKLRKYGLQRGETVTGI
- a CDS encoding flagellar protein FliT, with translation MESTLTPDECLLSLSREMLQCATSGDWDQLTKLEQSRLPLFNEIFAQGISGRIALAREVLALDEQTQSLVQAQMPVLQQAILLMQTSGKANTAYQTIQDSTSGNDGIR
- a CDS encoding PilZ domain-containing protein; protein product: MSDDHTQALSDGIRFQAVVPVDWCKIPSLPLDRTQSQTASANLRLLNALNVLEEIPHDLEKSPQALTESSHLDAKLDLILGMLGELLHQQAKIPEVAVVTISSHALSLTELRPPSVPGAGDLLRLRLFLDTRFPQALVLYGSVSTTTETGFSVALHPQGGLVQAQFDKLIFRQHRRAIALSRSASES